Within Chelatococcus sp. HY11, the genomic segment GCCATCGTCGCTTCCGCCACGCTGCCGTCGGAACAGATCTTGGAAACGACGCTGGGTGGCGCCGCCGTCGCTCTGGCCGAGGCCGGCATTGAGGCGCCCTCGATCGTGGCCATCGGCTCCATCGTCGGCCTGAGGGCGCAGCTCACCGCCCGGACGGCGGCGGGGGCGCCATGACGGCAGCGAGGACAGGATCGACGACAGCGCCAATGGGGGCACCTGGCCTCCTCATCGCCGCGCCGCGTTCCGGCGCCGGCAAGACCACCGTGACGTTAGGACTGATGCGCGCTTTTGCCCGCCGCGGGCTCAAGGTCGCGCCGGTGAAATGCGGGCCGGACTACATCGACCCCGCCTTCCATGCGGTGGCGGCGGCGCGCGGCGGCGTCAATCTCGACAGCTGGGCCATGGGCGCCGATCTTCTCGGCGCGCTCATCGCCGGCCAGACCACTGGCGCGGACCTCGTGCTGGCGGAAGGGCTGATGGGCCTCTTCGACGGCGTGCCGGCCGAGCCGGGACGCACCGGCTCCAGCGCCGATATCGCGGCCCTGATGGGCTGGCCCGTGCTACTGGTGCTCGATGTCTCCGGCCAGTCGCAGTCGGCCGCCGCCATGGCGTTCGGCGCGGCGCGCTATGACCCGCGCATCACCATCGGCGGGGTGATCCTCAACAAGGTCGGCAGCGAGCGCCACAGGCGGCTCGCCGCCGAGGCGATCGAGGCCATCGGCCTGCCCGTGCTTGGCGCGCTGCCACGCGGCGAGGTGACCTTGCCCGAGCGGCATCTCGGGCTCGTGCAGGCGCGCGAGACAGCGGAGCTGGAGACCCGGCTCGACGGCCTCGCGGAACTCGTCGAAGCGCATATCGACCTTGCCGCCGTGCGGGAGCTGGCGCGGAGCGGCCAGCGCGTCGCGGCGCCGGAAGGCGGGCGCGTTGCCGTGCCGCCGCCCGGCCAGCGCATCGCCATCGCCGACGACGCCGCCTTCTCCTTCGTCTATCCGCATGTGGCGATGGGCTGGCGCGCGGCCGGCGCCGAGCTGTTGCCGTTCTCGCCGCTCGCCGACGAGGCGCCCGGCGACGACTGCGATGTCTGCTGGCTGCCCGGGGGATATCCCGAGCTCCACGCCGGCCGTCTCGCGGCCAACGCGCATTTCCGGGAGGGCCTT encodes:
- a CDS encoding cobyrinate a,c-diamide synthase, whose product is MGAPGLLIAAPRSGAGKTTVTLGLMRAFARRGLKVAPVKCGPDYIDPAFHAVAAARGGVNLDSWAMGADLLGALIAGQTTGADLVLAEGLMGLFDGVPAEPGRTGSSADIAALMGWPVLLVLDVSGQSQSAAAMAFGAARYDPRITIGGVILNKVGSERHRRLAAEAIEAIGLPVLGALPRGEVTLPERHLGLVQARETAELETRLDGLAELVEAHIDLAAVRELARSGQRVAAPEGGRVAVPPPGQRIAIADDAAFSFVYPHVAMGWRAAGAELLPFSPLADEAPGDDCDVCWLPGGYPELHAGRLAANAHFREGLAAFAATRSVHGECGGYMVLGEALVDAAGVSHPMAGLLPLVTSFAKRKLNLGYRIATFTAPAPFAPAGAVARGHEFHYASILSPPATAPLAEVGDAYGNRLAPAGHKVGHVSGSFFHVIEVVS